TGAGATCGGCCCCCGGCGTGCTCAGGTTGCACATCCCCATTGGCGTGATGCCAAAGGGCACGCGCGCCGCGTGCCCGAACACATTCAGCGACAAATCCCGCTTGGCCACATTGCACAGAACACGCGGCTTCAGCCGCAAATCCCGCAGCGCCGCACGATTGAGCGCCTCACCATGTTCTTCCCCCGCAGCGCCGTCGATATAATCGAACACCATCCACGGCAGACGTCGCCGCGCCAAACGGCGCGCATCCTCGGCGGAATGAATGGCATCGGCCCCCATCGCCTTACCTAGCGCAGCACATGCACGGCGCAGGGCGCATGCCGCACCACCCGCGCCGCCGTCGAGCCCAAGAGAAAGTCGCTCAGCCCCGGTTTGTGCGACCCGACGATGATGCAATCCGCACCCTGCTTTTCGGCATAATCTGTAATCGCCCGTCCCGAATGACCGCGCAGCATCACAGGCGTCACGTCGGGCGCCCCCGCCACCCGCTCGGCCAATTGCGCCTGCGCGCGCTTATAGGCACCTTCGACCACCTCTTCATCCAGATAGGCCCGCACCGAGCCTTGGACCGGCTCATAGGCGTGCAGGGCGATGATCTCGCCCCCGTCAGCACGCAGCGCGCGGGCAACCTCCAACGCGCTTTCGCTGATCCCGTGTTCCAGCGACAGGCCGACAATGATTTTGCGATACATGACGCTCA
The nucleotide sequence above comes from Roseovarius mucosus. Encoded proteins:
- a CDS encoding universal stress protein, translating into MYRKIIVGLSLEHGISESALEVARALRADGGEIIALHAYEPVQGSVRAYLDEEVVEGAYKRAQAQLAERVAGAPDVTPVMLRGHSGRAITDYAEKQGADCIIVGSHKPGLSDFLLGSTAARVVRHAPCAVHVLR